The nucleotide sequence CCACACCGGCAGGTTGAGCCACCAGCCCCACCATTCCGGCCAGCCTTGCGTCCAGAACGGACCGGAGATGATGATGCAGACCGCGCTCCAGAAGCCCGCCGAGAGGGCCAGGAACAGGCCGAGCCGGTGGATGCCGAGCGTTCCGATCGAGTAGCCGATCGTGTCGCGGAAATAGGTGTCCTCATGCTCGGGCGTCTTCACCGTCTCGCCCTTGCCCGGGTTGGTCGAGGACAGGATCAGCGAGCCGTGCAGTGCCAGCGCGAAGGTCGTCGTGAAGAAGAACGACACCGCCAGCATGTGCGCCGGATTGTAGTGGAAGTGCAGGTACTGGTAGCCGGTGTTCGACACCCAATCGAGGTGGGAGAGGATGCCGTAGGGGAAGCCGTAGCCCCAGGCGCCCATCAGGAACGGCCGGATCACCACCAGCGAGACGTAGGCGAAGATCGCCACGGCGAAGGCGAACGGCACGTGGTAGCCGATGCCGAGCTTGCGGCAGATCTCGACCTCGCGCAGCGCCCAGGACGAGAACGCCCCGATCGCGCAGAAGGTGATGATCTGCCACAGGCCCCCTTCCTTCAGGGGGGCGAGCGCCAGCCCGTATTTCAGGTCGGGGGGCGCGATGTTGATCTGCCAGACGTTCCAGGTCGGCCCGATCGCCGCGCCGTAGAGGATCAGCGCGGTGCCGAGCACCGAGAAGAAGATCGTCGTGACGCCGAAGAAGCCGACGTAGAACGGTCCGACCCAGAAATCGAACAGGTCTCCGCCCAGCAGCGTGCCGCCGCGGACCCGGTATTTGCGCTCG is from Methylorubrum populi and encodes:
- the pufL gene encoding photosynthetic reaction center subunit L, with product MAMLSFERKYRVRGGTLLGGDLFDFWVGPFYVGFFGVTTIFFSVLGTALILYGAAIGPTWNVWQINIAPPDLKYGLALAPLKEGGLWQIITFCAIGAFSSWALREVEICRKLGIGYHVPFAFAVAIFAYVSLVVIRPFLMGAWGYGFPYGILSHLDWVSNTGYQYLHFHYNPAHMLAVSFFFTTTFALALHGSLILSSTNPGKGETVKTPEHEDTYFRDTIGYSIGTLGIHRLGLFLALSAGFWSAVCIIISGPFWTQGWPEWWGWWLNLPVWR